A window of Natrinema versiforme contains these coding sequences:
- a CDS encoding YeiH family protein has translation MIVRRLASGLLALCLGAILARGVAAVLGVNHLLLAIALGFVAANVVGIPDRLEPGIATHKLLLGGGIVLMGASISLETVLEVGGLVLLLVVGVTATTLLVVEFLARNVFGLAERMGSLLAAGASICGVSAVVAVAGAVRAREEQIAYAATTVLLFDAITIVVYPIVGDLLNLSGMVFGAWAGTSMFSTGPVVAVGFAHSEVAGQWATMTKLSRNALIGVVVLAYASYYARTAGGRRPSVRTLWDEFPKFVLGFLALAVVASAGILSAAQLNSIENAYNWLFVLAFVGLGTEIRLADLRDTGVTPAIVVLLVLFASSTLSLTVLLVAF, from the coding sequence ATGATCGTCCGTCGACTGGCGTCGGGTCTCCTCGCCCTCTGTCTCGGTGCGATACTCGCTCGAGGGGTCGCCGCCGTCCTCGGGGTCAATCACCTCCTGCTCGCGATCGCGCTCGGGTTCGTCGCAGCGAACGTCGTCGGAATTCCCGATCGGCTCGAGCCCGGAATCGCGACGCACAAGCTGTTGCTGGGCGGGGGAATCGTCCTCATGGGCGCGTCGATATCGCTCGAGACCGTCCTCGAGGTCGGCGGGCTCGTCCTGTTGCTCGTGGTCGGGGTGACCGCGACGACGCTGCTCGTCGTCGAATTCCTCGCGCGCAACGTGTTCGGGCTGGCCGAGCGGATGGGATCGCTGCTCGCGGCCGGTGCGAGCATCTGTGGCGTCTCCGCGGTCGTCGCGGTCGCCGGCGCGGTCCGCGCCCGCGAGGAACAGATTGCCTACGCAGCCACGACGGTCCTCCTGTTCGACGCGATCACCATCGTCGTCTATCCGATCGTCGGTGACCTGCTGAACCTCTCCGGGATGGTGTTCGGCGCGTGGGCCGGCACCAGCATGTTCTCTACGGGACCCGTCGTCGCCGTCGGTTTCGCTCACTCCGAGGTCGCCGGGCAGTGGGCGACGATGACGAAGCTCTCGCGGAACGCCCTGATCGGCGTCGTCGTCCTCGCCTACGCTAGCTATTACGCCCGCACGGCTGGCGGTCGCCGCCCCTCCGTTCGGACCCTCTGGGACGAATTCCCGAAGTTCGTGCTCGGCTTTCTCGCGCTCGCCGTCGTCGCGAGCGCGGGCATCCTCTCCGCCGCCCAGTTGAACTCGATCGAGAACGCCTACAACTGGCTGTTCGTGCTCGCGTTCGTCGGCCTCGGGACCGAGATTCGACTCGCCGATCTTCGCGACACCGGCGTAACACCCGCGATCGTCGTCCTGCTCGTGTTATTCGCGAGCAGTACGCTCTCGCTTACGGTGCTGTTGGTGGCGTTCTGA
- a CDS encoding NADH-quinone oxidoreductase subunit D — protein MSETSEPEPESERERIDPEYDHQREDGIDEAALEALLSEYAIGRDDHENAPAFVIRPDDVQAVVRLLRDEAGFDHLSCITPQQYEDRYESIVHMTKYDRRTHEVTLIVPLPTGAPVCESAEPVFRTADWHEREAFDLVGIEYADHPNLTRILLPESWQGHPLALDYDQDKPQVVSYTEHANPLAEDRRDEESETMFLNIGPHHPATHGVLHLETVLDGESVADVEPDIGYLHRCEEQMCQQGTYRHQIIPYSNRWDYTANLPNEWAVARAIEDIADIEVPEYAQVLRTMATEFGRMLGHFLAVSTFALDVYGDFTAIFQYGMRDREVVQDILEDLTGQRMMFYFFRLGGVCWDLPEPRAEFIEKCRDFLDELPAKVDEYHSLLTGNEIFQRRTMGTGVLEPEVAKDYGCTGPVARGSGIDYDLRRDDPYGYYENLEWNVVTEDSCDNHARVLVRLREVEESAKIIEQCLDLLEDWPEDERTVQSNVPRTLKPDPGIETYRAVESAKGELGIYIRADGSNSPARFKIRSPCFHNLSALPEMSEGEYVADLIATLGSLDIVLGSVDR, from the coding sequence ATGAGTGAGACATCGGAACCAGAACCCGAATCCGAGCGCGAACGCATCGATCCGGAGTACGACCACCAGCGCGAGGACGGCATCGACGAGGCCGCACTCGAGGCCCTGCTCTCCGAGTACGCGATCGGCCGGGACGACCACGAGAACGCGCCGGCGTTCGTGATCCGGCCGGACGACGTGCAGGCGGTGGTTCGCCTACTGCGCGACGAGGCGGGGTTCGACCACCTCTCGTGTATCACGCCCCAGCAGTACGAGGATCGCTACGAGTCGATCGTCCACATGACGAAGTACGATCGGCGGACCCACGAGGTGACGCTGATCGTCCCGCTGCCGACGGGGGCGCCCGTCTGCGAGTCCGCCGAACCCGTCTTCCGAACCGCCGACTGGCACGAGCGGGAGGCCTTCGACCTCGTCGGGATCGAGTATGCGGACCACCCCAACCTCACCCGCATTCTCCTCCCCGAGTCGTGGCAGGGCCACCCGCTCGCGCTGGACTACGATCAGGACAAACCGCAGGTCGTCAGCTACACCGAACACGCCAACCCCCTCGCCGAGGATCGGCGCGACGAGGAATCGGAGACGATGTTTCTCAACATCGGCCCCCACCATCCGGCGACCCACGGCGTGCTCCACCTCGAGACGGTGCTGGACGGCGAATCGGTCGCCGACGTCGAACCCGATATTGGCTACCTACACCGCTGCGAGGAGCAGATGTGCCAGCAGGGGACCTACCGCCACCAGATCATTCCCTACTCGAATCGCTGGGACTACACCGCGAACCTGCCCAACGAGTGGGCAGTCGCCCGCGCCATCGAGGACATCGCCGACATCGAGGTCCCCGAGTACGCGCAGGTCCTGCGGACGATGGCGACCGAGTTCGGACGCATGCTCGGCCACTTCCTCGCGGTCTCGACGTTCGCGCTGGACGTCTACGGCGACTTCACCGCCATCTTCCAGTACGGCATGCGCGACCGCGAGGTCGTCCAGGACATCTTGGAGGACTTGACCGGCCAGCGGATGATGTTCTACTTCTTCCGGCTGGGCGGTGTCTGCTGGGACCTCCCCGAGCCCCGCGCGGAGTTCATCGAGAAATGCCGGGACTTCCTCGACGAACTCCCCGCGAAGGTCGACGAGTACCACAGCCTGCTGACCGGCAACGAAATCTTCCAGCGACGGACGATGGGAACGGGGGTGCTCGAGCCCGAGGTGGCCAAAGACTACGGCTGTACGGGTCCCGTGGCTCGCGGCTCCGGCATCGATTACGACCTCCGCCGTGACGACCCCTACGGCTACTACGAGAACCTCGAGTGGAACGTGGTCACCGAGGACAGTTGCGACAACCACGCGCGCGTCCTCGTTCGGCTGCGCGAAGTCGAGGAGTCCGCGAAGATCATCGAGCAGTGTCTCGACCTACTCGAGGATTGGCCGGAAGACGAACGCACGGTCCAGAGCAACGTCCCGCGGACACTCAAACCTGATCCGGGGATCGAGACCTACCGCGCCGTCGAGAGCGCGAAGGGCGAACTCGGGATCTACATCCGCGCGGACGGCTCGAACTCGCCGGCCCGGTTCAAGATCCGCAGTCCGTGTTTCCACAACCTCTCGGCGCTGCCCGAAATGTCCGAAGGAGAGTACGTCGCGGATCTGATCGCGACGCTCGGCAGTCTCGATATCGTGTTAGGGAGCGTCGACCGGTGA
- a CDS encoding phosphatase PAP2 family protein: MSRGIGWFDSFRELAPEWAVVVLGLVTQLGDVWFLGLLVGTLYWRAADDRDGIAAVAGVLLAGLSLITGLKHVFALPRPERVLVEVGALPETVHPLYEATATATGYGFPSGHALLTTIVYLSLAEYLSVGTRRRRYLGAVGIVTIVCFSRVGLGVHYLVDIVAGIGVGLVFLLLTWGLLNRYPPHRGTLGFGLAVGLAAIAVVVSGADPDAVLLFGASLGAFAGWQLAVLARALDSGRGPIRDSGRLTARAVGAALVIAALIAATGYYWPVTLFAGSGALGLAVAALVVLPVLYRSERVSSFRRRSPSRSQ; this comes from the coding sequence ATGTCCCGAGGAATCGGCTGGTTCGACTCGTTTCGCGAACTCGCCCCGGAGTGGGCGGTCGTCGTGCTCGGGCTGGTCACCCAGCTCGGCGACGTGTGGTTTCTCGGCCTGCTCGTCGGCACCCTCTACTGGAGAGCGGCCGACGACCGGGACGGGATCGCCGCCGTCGCCGGCGTGCTCTTGGCGGGGCTCTCGCTCATCACCGGTCTGAAACACGTCTTCGCGCTCCCGCGACCGGAGCGCGTCCTCGTCGAGGTCGGGGCGCTTCCGGAGACGGTCCACCCGCTGTACGAAGCCACCGCGACCGCGACGGGCTACGGCTTTCCGAGCGGTCACGCCCTGCTGACGACCATCGTCTACCTGAGTCTGGCCGAATACCTGTCCGTCGGCACGCGGCGGCGGCGATATCTCGGGGCCGTCGGAATCGTGACGATCGTCTGTTTCTCCCGGGTCGGCCTCGGCGTCCACTACCTCGTCGACATCGTCGCCGGCATCGGGGTCGGATTGGTCTTCCTGCTCCTCACGTGGGGGCTCCTGAACCGGTATCCGCCCCACCGCGGGACGCTCGGATTCGGCCTCGCGGTCGGCCTCGCCGCCATCGCCGTCGTCGTGAGCGGCGCGGACCCCGACGCCGTCCTCCTGTTCGGCGCGTCCCTCGGCGCGTTCGCCGGCTGGCAACTCGCCGTCCTCGCTCGAGCGCTGGACTCGGGTCGCGGTCCGATTCGAGACAGCGGCCGGCTTACCGCGAGGGCCGTCGGTGCGGCGCTCGTGATCGCGGCTCTCATCGCCGCCACCGGCTACTACTGGCCCGTCACGCTCTTCGCCGGGAGCGGTGCGCTCGGACTGGCCGTCGCCGCGTTGGTGGTGTTGCCCGTCCTCTACCGCTCCGAGCGTGTCAGCAGTTTCCGGCGACGATCACCGTCCCGCTCGCAGTAG
- a CDS encoding sulfatase, translating into MADSNGRDDESHTTVRNVVLVVLDTARAKSVGMQPFPDDRTAPPADRAGTRLAPGDRPTADGDSVGAHPTPMLTRLAETGTAFENAFATAPWTLPSHASFFTGTYPSEHGTHGDHTYLDDGLRTLPEAFDDAGYETIGVSNNTWITEEFGFDRGFDELRKGWQYVQSDADMGAVVRGEDLREKLEATRNRLFDGNPLVNAANILYSELLQPDGDDGSARATDWIGDWLGSRDESRPFFLFCNFIEPHVQYDPPKEFAERFLPDGASYEEATAIRQDPRAYDCGDYAISDHEFALLRGLYRAELAYVDQQVGRLRSALEDAGEWEDTLFVVCGDHGEHIGEHGFFGHQYNLYDTLLNVPLVCHGGPFTDGGRRHDLVQLLDLPATLLETAGIDDPELREQWSSRSLHPDSNADSREAVFAEYVAPQPSIERLEARFGEIPDRVREFDRRLRAVRTAEYKYVRGDDGFERCHRVRTDPLEHTDISDDEPERVRALRRRLEERFEPLGEAGASGEVEMREGTKERLADLGYL; encoded by the coding sequence ATGGCGGACTCTAACGGACGTGACGACGAATCACATACCACTGTGCGGAACGTCGTTCTCGTGGTTCTCGATACGGCCCGGGCGAAGAGCGTCGGAATGCAGCCGTTTCCGGACGATCGAACCGCACCGCCGGCCGACCGCGCCGGGACCCGACTCGCTCCGGGCGACCGACCGACCGCGGACGGCGATTCCGTCGGCGCACACCCGACGCCGATGCTGACCCGCCTCGCCGAGACGGGGACCGCGTTCGAGAACGCCTTCGCGACCGCCCCGTGGACGCTTCCCTCTCACGCCTCGTTTTTCACCGGGACCTATCCCTCCGAACACGGCACGCACGGGGATCACACCTATCTCGACGACGGACTGCGGACCCTGCCGGAGGCGTTCGACGACGCGGGATACGAGACGATCGGCGTCTCGAACAACACGTGGATCACCGAGGAGTTCGGCTTCGACCGCGGGTTCGACGAACTCCGCAAGGGCTGGCAGTACGTCCAGTCCGACGCCGACATGGGCGCGGTCGTCCGCGGCGAGGACCTCCGGGAGAAGCTCGAGGCGACCCGAAACCGGCTCTTCGACGGGAACCCGCTCGTCAACGCCGCCAACATCCTCTACAGCGAACTCCTCCAACCCGACGGCGACGACGGCTCCGCGCGAGCGACGGACTGGATCGGCGACTGGCTCGGGAGCCGAGACGAGAGTCGCCCCTTCTTCCTGTTCTGTAACTTCATCGAGCCACACGTCCAGTACGACCCGCCCAAGGAGTTCGCCGAACGGTTCCTTCCCGACGGTGCCAGCTACGAGGAAGCGACCGCGATCAGGCAGGATCCCCGCGCCTACGACTGCGGCGACTACGCCATCTCCGATCACGAGTTCGCCCTGCTCCGCGGGCTCTACCGGGCCGAACTCGCCTACGTCGACCAGCAGGTCGGCCGGCTCCGGAGCGCCCTTGAGGACGCCGGCGAGTGGGAGGACACCCTGTTCGTAGTCTGTGGCGACCACGGCGAGCACATCGGCGAGCACGGCTTTTTCGGCCACCAGTACAACCTCTACGACACGCTGCTCAACGTCCCGCTGGTCTGTCACGGCGGCCCCTTCACCGACGGCGGGCGACGCCACGACCTCGTCCAGTTGCTCGATCTCCCCGCCACGCTGCTCGAGACGGCCGGAATCGACGACCCCGAGCTACGCGAGCAGTGGTCGAGCCGGTCGCTCCATCCCGACTCGAACGCGGACTCGCGCGAGGCCGTCTTCGCCGAGTACGTCGCGCCCCAGCCCTCGATCGAGCGCCTCGAGGCCCGCTTCGGCGAGATTCCGGATCGGGTGCGGGAGTTCGACCGCCGGCTCCGGGCGGTCCGCACGGCCGAGTACAAGTACGTCCGCGGCGACGATGGCTTCGAGCGCTGTCACCGCGTCCGGACCGATCCGCTCGAGCACACCGATATCAGCGACGACGAACCCGAGCGGGTGCGGGCGCTTCGGCGGCGACTCGAGGAGCGGTTCGAGCCGCTCGGCGAGGCCGGTGCGTCGGGCGAGGTCGAGATGCGCGAGGGGACCAAAGAGCGGTTAGCGGACCTGGGCTATCTGTGA
- a CDS encoding Hsp20/alpha crystallin family protein yields the protein MSSPSQPRVASFPYPMQFVYEGPADRLRAAVDVAPAAIDDVTVEVGSRRVRIAVDCDGDIAERTVTPLPPGLAFGDDRRASYNNGVLSLSIETRS from the coding sequence ATGTCCTCTCCCTCCCAGCCTCGAGTGGCGTCGTTTCCCTATCCGATGCAGTTCGTCTACGAAGGGCCGGCCGACCGCCTCCGCGCCGCCGTCGATGTCGCCCCCGCAGCCATCGACGATGTGACGGTCGAAGTCGGCTCGCGTCGCGTCCGGATCGCGGTCGACTGCGACGGCGACATCGCCGAGCGAACCGTCACGCCGCTCCCGCCGGGGCTCGCCTTCGGCGACGACCGGCGGGCGAGCTACAACAACGGCGTCCTCAGTCTCTCGATCGAGACGCGGTCATAG
- a CDS encoding lactate utilization protein — MSDDYYTKDDFADDLAVDESRFDRAPDEETIERVVSNVEERNVAVHVFDDGESAREHLRDQLPDGAEVMDGHSTTLEEIGFTDDLEAEDGFDYLGARLQEIDDDEERFRARREATTADVFVDSVNAIAESGELVGANALGNAVGAWAFAAESLVLVGSTNKIVDDWETAVERVREFAYPLEDARAEEVYGQGSVVGKLVSLEHERVDDRTQLVLIDEPHGF, encoded by the coding sequence ATGAGCGACGACTACTACACGAAAGACGACTTCGCGGACGACCTCGCGGTCGACGAGTCGCGCTTCGACCGAGCGCCGGACGAGGAGACGATCGAGCGCGTCGTCTCGAACGTCGAGGAGCGAAACGTCGCGGTCCACGTCTTCGACGACGGCGAGAGCGCTCGCGAGCACCTCCGCGACCAGCTCCCCGACGGTGCCGAGGTGATGGACGGCCACTCCACGACGCTCGAGGAGATCGGCTTCACCGACGACCTCGAGGCCGAAGACGGGTTCGACTACCTCGGGGCCCGGTTACAGGAGATCGACGACGACGAGGAGCGGTTTCGGGCGCGCCGCGAGGCGACGACCGCGGACGTCTTCGTCGACAGCGTCAATGCCATCGCCGAGAGCGGCGAACTGGTCGGGGCCAACGCGCTCGGCAACGCCGTCGGTGCGTGGGCCTTCGCCGCCGAATCGCTCGTCCTGGTCGGCAGCACGAACAAGATCGTCGACGACTGGGAGACGGCCGTCGAGCGCGTCAGGGAGTTCGCCTACCCGCTCGAGGATGCCCGCGCCGAGGAGGTCTACGGGCAGGGCAGCGTCGTCGGCAAGCTCGTCTCCCTCGAGCACGAGCGGGTCGACGACCGCACCCAACTCGTGTTGATCGACGAGCCCCACGGGTTCTAA
- a CDS encoding GNAT family N-acetyltransferase, with translation MSTPTRTATRYTVRTFEPDDREAFLSLYETVFGHDRGADWFRWKFRENPYVDHVPILVASADGEPVGFRSFFAQEMRVGDTVRIAFQPCDTMVHADHRGRGLFGRMNERAIERYADGRPSFFFNFPNENSKPGNLAHGWREIGTVPAYYRPQNPVSALGETRDAEPRGGSTELQSADEGAANAVADTLEGAIATSHRAGDKLLVDSDGDFDVERYETPPADTLAAIYRRSIPDSIHTNRSVAFYRWRFANPEHSYAAYVARRDGEPVAALVVSSVGDHARIVDTLPRTLEQESDALNRLLVAALDQYSDRSYVEAFGETVPAPLRFRFYPDTRLPLSALIRPTSRTLLARDLEDGLDLESSSAAAWTFSRLDLDTT, from the coding sequence ATGAGTACACCTACACGAACGGCGACGCGATACACCGTCCGCACGTTCGAACCCGACGATCGAGAGGCGTTCCTGTCGCTGTACGAAACGGTCTTCGGTCACGACAGGGGCGCGGACTGGTTCCGCTGGAAGTTCCGCGAGAACCCGTACGTCGATCACGTCCCGATCCTCGTGGCGAGCGCCGACGGCGAGCCCGTCGGCTTCCGGTCGTTTTTCGCCCAGGAGATGCGCGTCGGCGATACCGTCCGTATCGCGTTCCAGCCCTGTGATACGATGGTCCACGCGGACCACCGCGGACGCGGGCTGTTCGGGCGCATGAACGAGCGGGCCATCGAGCGCTACGCCGACGGCCGGCCGTCGTTCTTCTTCAACTTCCCGAACGAGAACTCGAAGCCCGGCAACCTCGCACACGGCTGGCGAGAGATCGGGACGGTTCCGGCCTATTACCGGCCCCAAAACCCCGTCTCCGCCCTCGGGGAGACCCGCGACGCCGAGCCGCGGGGCGGGAGTACCGAACTCCAATCGGCCGACGAGGGGGCCGCGAACGCCGTCGCCGACACGCTCGAGGGGGCGATCGCGACCTCACACCGAGCCGGCGACAAGTTGCTCGTCGACTCCGACGGCGATTTCGACGTCGAACGCTACGAGACGCCGCCGGCCGACACGCTCGCGGCGATTTATCGGCGCTCGATTCCCGATTCGATCCATACCAATCGGTCCGTGGCGTTCTACCGCTGGCGGTTCGCCAACCCCGAGCACTCGTACGCGGCCTACGTCGCTCGACGGGACGGCGAGCCGGTCGCCGCGCTCGTCGTCTCGAGCGTGGGCGACCACGCACGGATCGTCGACACGCTCCCGCGGACGCTCGAGCAGGAATCGGACGCGCTCAACCGCCTGCTCGTGGCGGCGCTCGATCAGTATTCGGACCGGAGCTACGTCGAGGCGTTCGGGGAGACGGTGCCGGCCCCGCTGCGGTTCCGGTTCTATCCGGACACGCGATTGCCCCTTTCGGCGCTGATCCGGCCGACCTCCCGGACGCTGCTCGCGCGCGATCTCGAGGACGGACTCGACCTCGAGTCGAGTTCGGCCGCGGCGTGGACGTTCTCGCGGCTCGATCTGGACACGACGTGA
- a CDS encoding cation-translocating P-type ATPase, translating into MSNRRPSDRRGGCRLCGTPLSETAAGETGADEFCSPGCRDVAAEFGTSDSGGDGDGEGDEQSDGASAAPTESAGADRSEGDPTDRPDGPAEDGTVRTFFRVDGMHSATCEAFLEAVAEGRDGVTAAEASYVTETVRVDHDPDEITTDALEDALSTLGYTAYLRDEATADEETGGTQRSREMSGLRKRRSDDMLEMRYVVGVVFGSFLLLPFVAVLYPMFLTSFTDWGAIEHFEGAFTGFTGPLYLPFFLVMTGAIVYLTGGPVLRGAYVSLKLRRPTTDLLAVLTILGAYAFSILVSGLGRNDLYFDLTIAVAAIVMGATYYEATVKRRATDRLTDLTVSQVDTARLYADDGSTTELPVADLESDDRVLVREGERIPVDGRLAEGKCAVDEAVVTGESLPVTKRAGDDVVGGSVVTTDAAVVDIGERTTSSIERLTRVVWNVQSADHGVTRRADELAAVLVPVVLAAAVVVGAGALLTGANGVATALAVCMTLMVASPWALGFATPYSVAASLQQALERGIVVFDETVFERLRAVDTVVFDKTGTLTTGEMTVREADAPDDLLAAAAALERRAAHPAAAAIAGAFGGDEGSVDGDHDGEPTRADGGSTATDGLEVRDFRTHATGVEGTVDGSSVLVGHPDLFRERAWDLENDLAERVDRAREAGHLPVVVGRDGTAEGVVIVGDEPREAWDETLTALDEDGVDVVVLTGDDGTAAEVFDRHPGVDHVFAGVSPDGKTAAIERMRADDRVAMVGDGTNDAPALAAADLGISLGSGTALAADAADVAIVDDDLAAVEEAFALAGAARDRLRQNLGLAFVYNAIAIPAAVLGVVNPLITTVAVVAGTLLIVGNAERPLVGD; encoded by the coding sequence GTGAGTAATCGACGCCCGAGCGACCGACGCGGCGGCTGTCGGCTGTGCGGGACGCCGCTCTCGGAGACCGCCGCGGGTGAGACGGGAGCAGACGAGTTCTGTTCGCCCGGCTGCCGCGACGTGGCCGCCGAATTCGGGACGAGCGATAGCGGGGGCGATGGCGACGGTGAGGGCGACGAGCAGAGCGACGGCGCTAGCGCCGCCCCGACCGAGAGCGCGGGTGCCGATCGGTCCGAGGGCGACCCGACCGATCGGCCCGACGGCCCCGCCGAGGACGGGACCGTCCGCACGTTCTTCCGGGTCGACGGCATGCACTCGGCGACCTGCGAGGCGTTCCTCGAGGCCGTGGCCGAGGGCCGAGACGGCGTGACTGCGGCCGAGGCGAGTTACGTCACGGAGACGGTTCGCGTCGATCACGATCCGGACGAAATCACGACGGACGCGCTCGAGGATGCGCTGAGCACGCTCGGGTACACGGCGTACCTGCGGGACGAGGCGACCGCCGACGAGGAAACGGGCGGCACGCAGCGCTCGCGCGAGATGTCCGGGCTGCGAAAGCGCCGATCGGACGACATGCTCGAGATGCGGTACGTCGTCGGCGTCGTCTTCGGCTCCTTCCTCCTGTTGCCCTTCGTGGCCGTCCTCTACCCGATGTTTCTGACCTCGTTTACCGACTGGGGGGCGATCGAACACTTCGAGGGGGCGTTCACCGGCTTTACCGGCCCGCTGTACCTGCCCTTCTTCCTCGTGATGACGGGTGCGATCGTCTACCTGACCGGCGGCCCAGTCCTGCGGGGCGCGTACGTCAGCCTGAAGCTGCGGCGGCCGACCACGGACCTGCTCGCGGTCCTCACGATACTTGGCGCGTACGCGTTCAGCATCCTCGTCTCCGGGCTCGGGCGCAACGACCTCTACTTCGATCTGACGATCGCCGTCGCCGCCATCGTGATGGGCGCGACCTACTACGAGGCGACGGTCAAGCGCCGCGCGACGGACCGGCTGACCGACCTCACCGTCTCGCAGGTCGACACGGCCCGGCTGTACGCCGACGACGGCTCGACGACGGAGCTCCCCGTCGCCGACCTCGAGTCCGACGACCGCGTGCTCGTCCGCGAGGGCGAACGCATCCCCGTCGACGGCCGGCTGGCCGAGGGCAAGTGTGCGGTCGACGAGGCCGTGGTGACGGGGGAGTCGCTGCCGGTCACGAAACGCGCGGGGGACGACGTGGTCGGCGGCTCGGTCGTCACGACCGACGCGGCGGTGGTCGACATCGGCGAGCGGACGACCAGCAGCATCGAACGGCTCACGCGAGTCGTCTGGAACGTCCAGAGCGCGGACCACGGCGTCACGCGCCGGGCCGACGAACTCGCCGCGGTCCTCGTGCCCGTCGTCCTCGCCGCCGCGGTCGTCGTCGGCGCGGGCGCGCTGCTCACCGGTGCGAACGGGGTTGCCACCGCGTTGGCCGTCTGCATGACGCTCATGGTCGCGAGCCCGTGGGCGCTCGGGTTCGCGACGCCGTACTCCGTCGCCGCGAGCTTACAGCAGGCGCTGGAACGCGGCATCGTCGTCTTCGACGAGACGGTCTTCGAGCGGCTGCGAGCGGTCGACACCGTCGTCTTCGACAAGACCGGCACGCTCACGACCGGCGAGATGACCGTCCGCGAGGCCGACGCGCCCGACGACCTGCTCGCGGCCGCCGCGGCCCTCGAGCGCCGCGCGGCCCACCCCGCCGCGGCGGCCATCGCGGGCGCGTTCGGCGGCGACGAGGGCTCGGTCGACGGCGATCACGATGGCGAGCCGACTCGAGCGGACGGCGGGTCGACCGCTACCGATGGTCTCGAGGTCCGAGACTTCCGGACCCACGCGACCGGGGTCGAGGGAACCGTCGACGGCAGCTCCGTGCTCGTCGGCCATCCGGATCTGTTCCGGGAGCGAGCGTGGGACCTCGAGAACGACCTCGCGGAGCGGGTCGACCGCGCACGCGAGGCCGGTCACCTCCCGGTCGTCGTCGGCCGGGACGGGACCGCCGAGGGCGTCGTGATTGTCGGCGACGAGCCTCGCGAGGCGTGGGACGAGACGCTCACGGCGCTCGACGAGGACGGGGTCGACGTCGTCGTTCTGACCGGAGACGACGGGACGGCGGCCGAGGTCTTCGATCGCCATCCGGGCGTCGATCACGTCTTCGCCGGGGTCTCGCCCGACGGCAAGACGGCGGCGATCGAGCGGATGCGAGCCGACGACCGCGTGGCGATGGTCGGCGACGGGACGAACGACGCGCCCGCGCTCGCCGCGGCCGATCTGGGTATCTCGCTGGGCAGTGGCACGGCACTCGCCGCCGACGCGGCCGACGTCGCGATCGTCGACGACGATCTGGCCGCGGTCGAGGAGGCGTTCGCGCTGGCGGGGGCCGCACGCGACCGACTCAGGCAAAACCTCGGGCTCGCCTTCGTCTACAACGCGATCGCGATTCCCGCCGCCGTCCTCGGCGTCGTGAACCCGCTGATCACGACCGTCGCCGTTGTCGCCGGCACCCTGCTCATCGTCGGGAACGCCGAGCGACCGCTCGTCGGCGACTGA